Within Pseudomonas alloputida, the genomic segment ATGCCGTCGATGTGGATATGTTCGCGCAGGATATCCCGCGTAGTGCCGGCGATGTCAGTGACGATGGCAGCTTCCCGACCAGCCAGCTGGTTCAGCAAGCTCGATTTACCGGCATTCGGCCGGCCGGCAATGACTACCGTCATGCCGTCACGCAGCAAGGCGCCCTGCCCGGCCTCGCGCTGCACAGTGGATAACTCGCTGCGCACGGCATCAAGCATCGACAGCACGTGGCCATCGGCGAGGAAGTCGATCTCTTCTTCAGGAAAATCGATCGCCGCCTCGACGTAAATACGCAAGGCAATCAACGCCTCGGTGAGGCTGTGCACACGCCTGGAGAATTCCCCTTGCAGCGAGCGCAGGGCGTTGCGCGCTGCCTGGCTGGAACTGGCCTCGATCAGGTCGGCGATGGCTTCAGCCTGCGCCAGGTCGAGCTTGTCGTTGAGGAAGGCGCGCTCGCTGAACTCGCCCGGGCGGGCCAGACGACAGCCGACTTGTACACAGCGCTGCAGCAGCATGTCCAAGACCACAGGGCCACCGTGTCCCTGCAGTTCAAGCACGTCCTCGCCAGTGAACGAATTAGGCCCTGGAAAGAACAGAGCAATCCCTTCGTCCAGCACCAGCCCTTCATCGTCGCGGAATGGACCGTAATGGGCATGCCGCGGGGTCAGGGTGCGGCCGGTGATCAACAGGCCGGCCTTGGCAGCCAGAGGGCCGGACAACCTGACAATTCCCACACCGCCCCGGCCCTGGGCCGTGGCGATGGCGGCGATGGTTTCACGCACAGTGTTCATGCTCGAAAGCCTCTACGACAAAAACGACAGATAGCAAAAACGCCCCACTAGGGGGCGTTTTTTATTCACAGGCTAGCGTATTAGCCCGTCAAGCAGCAGCTTTTTTGGTAGCTGCTTCGATACGGCGAGTGATGTACCACTGCTGCGAAATCGACAGGCAGTTGTTCACAACCCAGTACAGCACCAGACCGGCAGGGAACCACAGGAAGAAGAAGGTGAAGATGATTGGCATCATTTTCATCACCTTGGCCTGCATCGGATCCGGCGGAGTCGGGTTCAGGCGCTGCTGGATGAACATGGTGGCGCCCATGATGATCGGCAGGATGAAGAACGGATCCTTGATCGACAGGTCGGTAATCCACAGGATCCACGGGGCCTGGCGCATTTCCACGCTTTCCAGCAATACCCAGTACAGGGCCAGGAATACCGGCATCTGCACCAGGATCGGCAGGCAGCCGCCCAGTGGGTTGATCTTCTCTTTCTTGTAAAGCTCCATCATCGCCTGGGACATCTTCTGGCGATCGTCACCGAAGCGTTCCTTGAGTGCGGCGAGCTTAGGTGCAACGGCACGCATACGCGCCATGGAGCGGTAGCTGGCAGCCGACAGCGGGAAGAACAGGCCTTTGATCAACATGGTCAGCACGATGATCGACCAGCCCCAGTTACCCAGCAGGCTGTGGATATGTTGCAGCAGCCAGAAGATCGGCTGGGCGATGAACCACAGGAAGCCGTAGTCGACGGTCAATTCCAGGCCTGGGGACAACTCTTTCAGCTTGGACTGGATCTTCGGGCCGGCGTACAGCAGGGCACTGGTTTCGACCTTGCCGCCAGCCGGTACGCTGATAACCGGGCCGGTGTAGCCGATGATGTAGTTGCCCTGGCTATCCTTGCGGGTCTGGACAACGTTGTTGTCCGACTTGGCCGGAATCCAGGCGGTCACGAAGTAGTGCTGCAGCCAGGCAACCCAGCCGCCGGACACATTTTCTTTCAAACTACCTTTGTCGATGTCCTTCATCGAGACCTTTTTGTAAGGCTCAGAAGCTGTCCACAGGGCAGCACCCAGGTAGGTCGCGGTGCCGGTGGCAGTACTGGAGGACGGATCGCCGCTGGCATCACGCTTGAGCTGGGCAAACATGTTGCCGTTCCAGGCCTGGCCGCTCTGGTTGTCGATCAGGTAGCTGACATTCAGGTCGTACTCACCGCGCTTGAAGCTGAAACGCTTGATGTAGTTGACACCGTTGTCACTGAACTTCAGGTCTACCACCAGTTGTTCCTGGCCATCGGCCAGCTGGTAGCTCTTCTGTTCGGCGGCATACAGGGGACGGCCGCTGGCGCGGGCATCCGGGCCGTCGGTACCGGTCAGACCGCTTTGTGCCAGGTAAACACGCTCACCACCGTTGTCGAACAACTGGAATGGAATGTTCGGGTGGTCTTGACGGCGTGGGTACTTCGGCAGGTTCAGCTGGACGATGTCACCACCGACCGGATCGATAGCCAGTTCCAGAACGTCGGTCTTGACTCGGATCAGGTCCTTGCTGAGTGCGACCGGTGCCAGTTCGGCAGGGCTCGATTCGGCGTTGGCGCTCGGTACATCGGCGCTGGCACCGTTGTTACCGGCCGGCACGCCATCGGGCAAGCCCGGAGCAACAGTGCTGGCAGCAGTATTCTGAGTCGGCAGGGCAGCCTGGCCGTAGTCATCGTTCCACTTCAGGACCATGACGTAGGACACGACTGCCAGCGCGGCGATCAGGATCGTGCGTTTAATATCCATGATTACTCGGCTATCGAAGAAGTTCGGGAGGAAGGAGCGGGTGGAACGGGGTCGTAACCGCCGTCATTCCACGGATGACAACGCCCCAGGCGACGAACGGCCAGCCACCCACCACGCCAGATGCCATGGTTTTCGATGGCTTCATACGCGTAACAGGAGCAACTGGGGAAAAACCGACAGTGATTGGCCATCAGAGGACTAATGGCATAACGGTAAAACTGGATCGGAACGAGTGCCAGTTTACGCATCTTGGCTGTCTACCCCTGCGGAATTGGCGGTGACTGCTGGTGTCGGCCGGCTGCGCGCCAGGCGTTTCCAGAGCTTGCCAAAATGTTGGTGCAATTCCGGGTTTTCTATCTCACCCAATCCCTTGCGCGCGACGATCACGATGTCCAGACCGGCAAGCAATTGCTGGTTCAGACGAAAGGAATCGCGCATCAAGCGCTTGAGGCGGTTGCGTTGAACGGCGAGCTTGACACTCTTCTTGCCGATTACCAAGCCAAGGCGTGGGTGATCGAGGCCGTTCTCGCGAGCAAGGATCAGCAGGTTTTTCCCTGGAACCTTGCCGGTTGGGGAGTCGAAGACCGCTTTGAAATGCCGGGGTGTAAGCAGTCGCTTTTCCCGACTGAAGTCCTGACTCACCACCTGTGCCGAAAAATCAAATGGCCAGACGCTTACG encodes:
- the mnmE gene encoding tRNA uridine-5-carboxymethylaminomethyl(34) synthesis GTPase MnmE; the protein is MNTVRETIAAIATAQGRGGVGIVRLSGPLAAKAGLLITGRTLTPRHAHYGPFRDDEGLVLDEGIALFFPGPNSFTGEDVLELQGHGGPVVLDMLLQRCVQVGCRLARPGEFSERAFLNDKLDLAQAEAIADLIEASSSQAARNALRSLQGEFSRRVHSLTEALIALRIYVEAAIDFPEEEIDFLADGHVLSMLDAVRSELSTVQREAGQGALLRDGMTVVIAGRPNAGKSSLLNQLAGREAAIVTDIAGTTRDILREHIHIDGMPLHVVDTAGLRDTDDHVEKIGVERALKAIGEADRVLLVVDSTAPEASDPFALWPEFLAQRPDPAKVTLIRNKADLSGERVALEQCDDGHVTITLSAKGDDTGLQLLRDHLKGCMGYEQTAESGFSARRRHLDALRQASEHLEHGRAQLTLAGAGELLAEDLRQAQHALGEITGAFSSDDLLGRIFSSFCIGK
- the yidC gene encoding membrane protein insertase YidC — translated: MDIKRTILIAALAVVSYVMVLKWNDDYGQAALPTQNTAASTVAPGLPDGVPAGNNGASADVPSANAESSPAELAPVALSKDLIRVKTDVLELAIDPVGGDIVQLNLPKYPRRQDHPNIPFQLFDNGGERVYLAQSGLTGTDGPDARASGRPLYAAEQKSYQLADGQEQLVVDLKFSDNGVNYIKRFSFKRGEYDLNVSYLIDNQSGQAWNGNMFAQLKRDASGDPSSSTATGTATYLGAALWTASEPYKKVSMKDIDKGSLKENVSGGWVAWLQHYFVTAWIPAKSDNNVVQTRKDSQGNYIIGYTGPVISVPAGGKVETSALLYAGPKIQSKLKELSPGLELTVDYGFLWFIAQPIFWLLQHIHSLLGNWGWSIIVLTMLIKGLFFPLSAASYRSMARMRAVAPKLAALKERFGDDRQKMSQAMMELYKKEKINPLGGCLPILVQMPVFLALYWVLLESVEMRQAPWILWITDLSIKDPFFILPIIMGATMFIQQRLNPTPPDPMQAKVMKMMPIIFTFFFLWFPAGLVLYWVVNNCLSISQQWYITRRIEAATKKAAA
- the yidD gene encoding membrane protein insertion efficiency factor YidD, with translation MRKLALVPIQFYRYAISPLMANHCRFFPSCSCYAYEAIENHGIWRGGWLAVRRLGRCHPWNDGGYDPVPPAPSSRTSSIAE
- the rnpA gene encoding ribonuclease P protein component, producing the protein MVSQDFSREKRLLTPRHFKAVFDSPTGKVPGKNLLILARENGLDHPRLGLVIGKKSVKLAVQRNRLKRLMRDSFRLNQQLLAGLDIVIVARKGLGEIENPELHQHFGKLWKRLARSRPTPAVTANSAGVDSQDA